The stretch of DNA GACTGCCATGGAAATTGCATTCAAAATAGCAATACAATACTGGCAAAACATCGGATACAAAAACAAGAACATGTTTGCCACACTACAAAACGGATATCACGGCGATACATTCGGTACAATGTCCGTAGGATTTGTTCCAGCATTTTTTGCCAAATTCAAAAAAAACCTATACAAAACAATCCAAATTCCATTTGAGAACAGCTACAAAATAGCAAACATCGAAGAATATTATTCTCAGACCCTAGAAAAAATTGAGGTCACATTAGCAAAGAACCAGAACATTGCAGCATTTGTAATGGAGAGTGGTGCACAGATAGCTGGTGGAGTCAACATATACCAAAACGATTTTCAATCACAGATTAGCAAAATTTGCAGAAAATACAACACATTACTGATATTAGATGAAATTGCTACAGGGTTCGGCCGTCTAGGATCATTAGTAGAATATACCGCACAGAAAAGCAAGCCAGACATTGTGACATATGGCAAGATGCTCACAGCAGGATACTTGCCAATGGCCGCAACGCTTGTGACAAAAAAGATCTATGATTCGTTTTTGGGCAAATATCACCAAATGAAGCATTTGTATCACGGTCACACATTTACTGGCAACACGCTTGCATGTGCAGTGGCAAATCAGAATCTGGATTTGTACCAGAAAACAAACTTGATCACAAATGTGAGAAAAACTGCAAGTCACTTGAAAGGACGCCTAGAGGAATTCTACGACATACATACAGTAGGCGACATTAGGCACAAAGGAATACTTGTCGCAATAGAGTTGGTCTCAGATAGAGCAAAAAAGACGCCCATGTCGTTTGCAAAATCCACAAACAAGATAGTCTTTGAGGAGGCAAAAAAGCACAAAATCTATCTCAGAACTCTAGGAAACATAGTCATGCTTGTACCGCCGCTTGCGATGCCCCAAAAAGAAATCGATTTTCTAATAGACGGCACAATCAAAACCATCAAAAACATATCAAAATAATTGTAAACCAGTCTGCAGTCTCAGGTTAACATTTGAAATATTAATTAATAGAAAAAATCAAATCGCAGTGATGGATTCCCAGTTTATTTTAGAATGCCAGAATAAGGTTTTGGGTGGAAGAAAACTAACAGAATCAGAACTAGAAGGACTCATCAATATTGAGAATTTGAAAGAACTATCGGATGCAGCAAATAAAATCACAAGGGCATTTCAGGGAAACAAGGTGGATGTAGAACAATTGGCAAACATCAAAAAAAACTATTGTAGTGAGGATTGTGTTTTTTGCGGCCAATCGGCGTTTTTTAATACAGGAATAGATAGCTACCAGTTACTACCACCAGAAGAAATAGTCAAGACTGCAAAAAAGGCAAAAGACGAAGGCGCTGAATCATATTGTTTGGTAGCCGCGTGGCGTCAGCCATCAGATTCGGATTTTCTCAAAGTTTGCAATATCATAACTCAGATTAAAGACCAAGTCGGAATATCAATAGAGTGCAGCCTTGGATTTCTCACAGAGGCACAGGCAAGAAAGCTCAAAGAACTAGGTGTCAAGCGATACAACCACAA from Candidatus Nitrosotenuis aquarius encodes:
- the bioA gene encoding adenosylmethionine--8-amino-7-oxononanoate transaminase; this translates as MRPSSVWHPYTQMSEWDSFPNIVRGDGFWLIDSDGNRYLDGVASMWCNVWGHSKKELVSAISKQAKKITHSSLFNLTNNQAENLAEKLIAISPGMNRVFYSDNGSTAMEIAFKIAIQYWQNIGYKNKNMFATLQNGYHGDTFGTMSVGFVPAFFAKFKKNLYKTIQIPFENSYKIANIEEYYSQTLEKIEVTLAKNQNIAAFVMESGAQIAGGVNIYQNDFQSQISKICRKYNTLLILDEIATGFGRLGSLVEYTAQKSKPDIVTYGKMLTAGYLPMAATLVTKKIYDSFLGKYHQMKHLYHGHTFTGNTLACAVANQNLDLYQKTNLITNVRKTASHLKGRLEEFYDIHTVGDIRHKGILVAIELVSDRAKKTPMSFAKSTNKIVFEEAKKHKIYLRTLGNIVMLVPPLAMPQKEIDFLIDGTIKTIKNISK
- the bioB gene encoding biotin synthase BioB; translation: MDSQFILECQNKVLGGRKLTESELEGLINIENLKELSDAANKITRAFQGNKVDVEQLANIKKNYCSEDCVFCGQSAFFNTGIDSYQLLPPEEIVKTAKKAKDEGAESYCLVAAWRQPSDSDFLKVCNIITQIKDQVGISIECSLGFLTEAQARKLKELGVKRYNHNLETAKSKFSQICTTHTYQDRLDTLHIARNAGLELCTGGIIGMGETRAQRLELISELARLEPEEVTINLLVAIPGTPLELQTPISFEEILRVFAVTRFALPRSIIKISGGREVHLEDSGEELLLSGANGIISSGYLTLGGNPMNKDLEMIKNIKLEA